A single region of the Actinomycetota bacterium genome encodes:
- a CDS encoding citrate synthase, with protein MAIACRVREVRMTCGVPRSGRHGRTRSRGHILPSMNGAKVRLVSDVMTSDPLTAAPSETIAEATARMRDRKVGSVVVVDGRRAIGILTERDLVKIAAAGADPSATKVSEWMTEDPDVVAPDVEVTDAWTSLAEHGYRHIPVVDGETLVGIVSMRDLMRISQIRPVEGALQDVPKGLAGVVVAETSVGDVRGQEGFYHYRQYNAVELCEKRTLEDVWHLLFDGRLPTAKERDRFIAEIKPLRAVPESVKGLLPAIARAGDHFIPLDALRSAVSLVAYADDFRASLDIDHATLRANAMQTCAVIPTLIMALYRLNRGEEPIDPHPDLSYTANYLYMLTGEEPPPDFARAVEQYQISTIDHGFNASTFTARVITSTGADLGSAVVGAIGALSGPLHGGAPSRALDMLDAIGTPENAEPWIRDAVEHGGRIMGFGHRVYKTDDPRSLMLRGVAERIGGDKVEFAKKIERTVVDVLAELKPGRHLYANVEFYAGVVMDRCGLPRDLFTPTFASSRVIGWCANILEQAADNRIIRPSARYVGPPPPEPVPELS; from the coding sequence ATGGCGATCGCGTGCCGCGTTCGTGAAGTGCGTATGACCTGCGGCGTGCCTCGCTCGGGGCGTCATGGGAGAACGCGTTCTCGCGGTCATATACTCCCGAGCATGAATGGTGCGAAGGTCCGCCTCGTCTCCGACGTCATGACGAGTGATCCGTTGACGGCGGCGCCCTCGGAGACCATCGCCGAGGCCACCGCCCGCATGCGAGACCGCAAGGTCGGGTCGGTGGTCGTCGTCGACGGCCGTCGCGCCATCGGCATCCTCACCGAGCGCGACCTGGTGAAGATCGCCGCGGCCGGCGCCGACCCGAGCGCCACCAAGGTCTCGGAGTGGATGACCGAGGATCCCGACGTCGTCGCGCCCGATGTCGAGGTCACCGACGCTTGGACGAGCCTGGCGGAGCACGGCTACCGCCACATCCCGGTCGTCGACGGCGAGACGTTGGTCGGCATCGTGTCGATGCGCGACCTGATGCGCATCAGCCAGATCCGGCCGGTCGAGGGCGCGCTGCAGGACGTGCCCAAGGGACTGGCGGGTGTCGTCGTGGCCGAGACCTCGGTGGGCGACGTGCGCGGCCAGGAAGGCTTCTACCACTACCGCCAGTACAACGCCGTGGAGCTCTGCGAGAAGCGCACGCTCGAGGACGTGTGGCACCTGCTCTTCGACGGACGGCTGCCGACGGCGAAGGAGCGCGACCGGTTCATCGCCGAGATCAAGCCCCTCCGCGCCGTACCCGAATCGGTGAAGGGACTGCTGCCCGCCATCGCGCGCGCAGGGGATCACTTCATCCCCCTCGACGCGCTGCGCTCGGCCGTGTCGCTGGTGGCGTACGCCGACGACTTCCGGGCCAGCCTCGACATCGACCACGCCACGCTGCGAGCAAACGCGATGCAGACGTGCGCCGTCATCCCGACCCTGATCATGGCGTTGTACCGGCTCAACCGGGGCGAGGAGCCGATCGACCCGCACCCCGATCTCTCCTACACCGCGAACTACCTCTACATGCTCACCGGTGAGGAGCCGCCGCCCGACTTCGCACGCGCGGTCGAGCAGTACCAGATCTCGACGATCGACCACGGCTTCAACGCGTCGACGTTCACGGCGCGCGTCATCACGTCGACGGGTGCCGACCTCGGGTCCGCGGTGGTGGGTGCCATCGGCGCGCTCTCGGGGCCGCTGCACGGCGGCGCGCCCAGCCGCGCCCTCGACATGCTCGATGCCATCGGCACGCCGGAGAACGCCGAGCCGTGGATCCGCGACGCGGTCGAGCACGGCGGTCGCATCATGGGTTTCGGCCATCGCGTCTACAAGACCGACGACCCACGGTCGCTCATGCTCCGGGGCGTGGCCGAGCGCATCGGGGGCGACAAGGTCGAGTTCGCCAAGAAGATCGAGCGCACGGTGGTCGACGTGCTGGCCGAGCTCAAGCCCGGCCGCCATCTGTACGCGAACGTCGAGTTCTACGCCGGCGTGGTGATGGACCGCTGCGGCCTGCCGCGCGACCTCTTCACGCCGACCTTCGCGTCGAGCCGCGTGATCGGCTGGTGCGCCAACATCCTCGAGCAGGCCGCCGACAACCGGATCATCCGACCCAGCGCCCGCTACGTGGGCCCGCCGCCGCCCGAGCCGGTACCCGAGCTCTCTTGA
- a CDS encoding GNAT family N-acetyltransferase gives MTAVSVEEATEVTPALLEALARLVPQLSQSAAPIGETELAEMVASPTTRLLVARLPGETGEGHPPTAIVGTLTLVLFRIPTGVRGWIEDVIVDEAARGRGVGEALTAEAVRLAGDAGARSLDLTSRPSRQAAHRLYSKLGFEVRDTSVYRHQKQQ, from the coding sequence TTGACCGCGGTCTCGGTCGAGGAAGCCACCGAGGTCACGCCCGCGCTCCTCGAGGCCCTCGCCCGCCTCGTCCCCCAGCTGTCGCAGTCGGCGGCCCCGATCGGCGAGACCGAGTTGGCCGAGATGGTCGCCTCCCCCACGACCCGCCTCTTGGTCGCGCGCCTGCCCGGTGAGACCGGTGAAGGTCACCCGCCGACGGCGATCGTGGGCACGCTCACGCTCGTTCTGTTCCGCATCCCGACCGGGGTCAGGGGTTGGATCGAGGACGTGATCGTCGACGAGGCGGCCCGGGGCAGGGGGGTGGGCGAGGCGCTCACGGCCGAGGCCGTTCGCCTGGCCGGCGACGCGGGCGCCCGCTCCCTCGATCTCACGTCCCGGCCGTCGCGCCAGGCCGCCCACCGGCTCTACTCGAAGTTGGGCTTCGAGGTGCGGGACACGAGCGTCTACCGGCACCAGAAGCAGCAGTAA